A window of Myxococcus xanthus contains these coding sequences:
- a CDS encoding slipin family protein, translated as MSIMRVDIGQNERAFVLVDEKPERYLVPGRYWLLHPFRKVRLVRVSTEQPLVQLDPAFLPLVPETDLQVVELSADERAILFHKGRPVRWLGRGLHQVWTVERLPSRQLTPGAPTVRVERVDTSGVTTAPLRDDVRALVPTSDYTEATATEGTVVLRYVDGVLDAELPPGRHAAWTVARKVQLAVIDLRERLLHVTGQEVMTKDRVTLRLNLSAAFRVSDARRLAVVSRAPDDVLYLAMQLAAREAVSERTLDELLASREAVAESLFTQVKDRAHTVGLDLLRFGIKDVVLPGEMKELLNRVIQAQKEAEANVILRREETAATRSMAQTAKVLAENPLLVRLKELEAYKDLASKVGQVHLVLGEGAVPTLQLKSH; from the coding sequence ATGAGCATCATGCGTGTGGATATCGGGCAGAATGAGCGGGCGTTCGTGCTGGTGGACGAGAAGCCGGAGCGCTACCTCGTTCCCGGCCGGTACTGGCTGCTCCACCCCTTCCGAAAGGTGCGGCTGGTGCGCGTGAGCACCGAGCAGCCGCTCGTCCAGCTCGACCCGGCGTTCCTGCCCCTCGTGCCGGAGACGGACCTGCAGGTCGTGGAGCTGAGTGCCGACGAGCGCGCCATCCTCTTCCACAAGGGCCGCCCCGTGCGGTGGCTCGGCCGGGGCCTGCACCAGGTGTGGACGGTGGAGCGCCTTCCCAGCCGTCAGCTGACGCCCGGCGCGCCCACCGTGCGCGTGGAGCGCGTGGACACCTCGGGTGTCACCACGGCGCCGCTGCGTGACGACGTGCGTGCCCTGGTCCCCACCAGCGACTACACAGAGGCCACCGCCACTGAGGGCACCGTCGTGCTCCGCTACGTGGATGGCGTGCTGGACGCCGAACTTCCTCCGGGCCGTCACGCCGCGTGGACCGTCGCCCGCAAGGTGCAGCTGGCCGTCATCGACCTGCGTGAGCGCCTGCTCCACGTCACCGGCCAGGAGGTGATGACGAAGGACCGCGTCACGCTGCGCCTCAACCTGTCAGCGGCCTTCCGCGTCTCGGACGCGCGCCGGCTCGCCGTCGTGTCCCGCGCTCCGGATGACGTCCTCTACCTGGCCATGCAACTGGCCGCGCGCGAGGCCGTGTCGGAGCGGACGCTGGATGAGCTGCTCGCCTCGCGAGAAGCCGTGGCCGAAAGCCTCTTCACCCAGGTGAAGGACCGCGCCCACACGGTGGGCCTGGACCTGCTGCGCTTCGGCATCAAGGACGTCGTCCTCCCGGGTGAGATGAAGGAGCTGCTCAACCGCGTCATCCAGGCGCAGAAGGAAGCGGAGGCCAACGTCATCCTGCGACGCGAGGAGACGGCCGCCACCCGCTCCATGGCGCAGACGGCCAAGGTGCTGGCGGAGAACCCGCTGCTGGTGCGCCTCAAGGAACTGGAAGCCTACAAGGACCTCGCGTCCAAGGTGGGGCAGGTGCACCTCGTCCTCGGCGAGGGCGCGGTGCCCACCCTGCAACTCAAGAGTCACTGA
- a CDS encoding acyl-CoA dehydrogenase, translating into MSSSNHYVPNLRDIEFNLFEFLDIGQASLGHAPFGDLDETAARQMLQMFAQLSTNELAQSFEEPEHNPPKLENGEVTLPPGLKKAMNAFFDAGMHLLEQPPHLGGLGAPPSLGWAAFELLVGANASLAFYTLGNLLARIIDRLGTDAQKQRFLPHMLDRRWGGSMVLTEPDAGSDVGAARTKARRVSDDVWEIEGVKRFITNGDSDMSENIIHMVLARPEGAAPGTKGLSLFVVPKYWVNEDGSLGEANGVVCTKLEKKMGLKGSVTCEMTFGDGKPCRGLLLGEVHDGIRQMFYIIEQARMAVGVKSMATLSAGYGRALAFSKDRLQGADLMQARDKTAPRVPIFRHPDVRRMLMAQKAHAEGMRALCLYTAFIQDGVERKGGHRATEAGELDTLNDMLLPLVKGYCSEKAYELLALSLQVHGGSGYLQDYPVEQYIRDQKIDTLYEGTTHIQALDLLMRKVARDGGATLQGLLSQIRETAERTGEGKELEAERAALGRALGDLETMLGTLMGKLGESIYHVGLQGNRVLAAVAEVVIGWLLVRHAEVALERMKSNPGDRAFYVGKLASARWFCHEVLPGVAHAARMVEHGNLDLMEVPEESF; encoded by the coding sequence ATGTCGTCTTCGAACCACTACGTCCCCAACCTGCGCGATATCGAATTCAACCTCTTCGAGTTCCTCGATATCGGCCAAGCCTCGCTGGGCCACGCACCCTTTGGCGACCTGGACGAGACGGCCGCACGCCAGATGCTCCAGATGTTCGCCCAGCTCAGCACCAACGAGCTGGCCCAGAGCTTCGAAGAGCCGGAGCACAACCCGCCGAAGCTCGAGAATGGCGAGGTGACGCTGCCGCCCGGACTGAAGAAGGCGATGAACGCCTTCTTCGACGCGGGCATGCACCTGCTGGAGCAGCCGCCACACCTGGGCGGCCTGGGCGCGCCGCCCTCCCTGGGCTGGGCCGCGTTCGAGCTGCTGGTGGGCGCCAATGCCTCGCTGGCCTTCTACACGCTGGGCAACCTGCTGGCGCGCATCATCGACCGGCTGGGCACGGACGCGCAGAAGCAGCGCTTCCTGCCGCACATGCTGGACCGCCGCTGGGGTGGCTCCATGGTGCTCACCGAGCCCGACGCCGGCAGTGACGTGGGCGCCGCCCGCACCAAGGCCCGCCGCGTCTCCGACGACGTCTGGGAAATCGAAGGGGTGAAGCGCTTCATCACCAACGGCGACTCGGACATGTCCGAGAACATCATCCACATGGTGCTCGCGCGTCCGGAGGGCGCGGCGCCTGGCACCAAGGGCCTGTCGCTGTTCGTCGTGCCCAAGTACTGGGTGAATGAGGACGGCAGCCTGGGTGAAGCCAACGGCGTGGTGTGCACCAAGCTGGAGAAGAAGATGGGGCTCAAGGGCTCCGTCACCTGTGAGATGACCTTCGGCGACGGGAAGCCCTGTCGCGGCCTGCTGCTGGGCGAGGTCCACGACGGCATCCGGCAGATGTTCTACATCATCGAGCAGGCCCGCATGGCGGTGGGCGTGAAGTCCATGGCCACGCTGTCCGCCGGCTACGGCCGCGCGCTGGCCTTCTCCAAGGACCGCCTCCAGGGCGCGGACCTGATGCAGGCCCGGGACAAGACGGCGCCCCGCGTGCCCATCTTCCGTCACCCCGACGTGCGCCGCATGCTGATGGCGCAGAAGGCCCACGCGGAGGGCATGCGCGCGCTGTGCCTCTACACCGCGTTCATCCAGGACGGCGTGGAGCGCAAGGGCGGCCACCGCGCCACCGAGGCGGGCGAGCTGGACACGCTCAACGACATGCTGCTGCCGCTGGTGAAGGGCTACTGCTCGGAGAAGGCCTACGAGCTGCTGGCGCTGTCGCTCCAGGTCCACGGCGGCTCCGGCTACCTGCAGGACTACCCGGTGGAGCAGTACATCCGGGACCAGAAAATCGACACGCTCTACGAGGGCACCACGCACATCCAGGCGCTCGACTTGCTCATGCGCAAGGTGGCGCGTGACGGCGGCGCGACGCTCCAGGGCCTGCTGTCCCAGATTCGCGAGACGGCCGAGCGCACCGGAGAGGGCAAGGAGTTGGAGGCCGAGCGCGCCGCGCTGGGCCGCGCGCTGGGCGACTTGGAGACGATGCTCGGCACGCTGATGGGCAAGCTGGGCGAGTCCATCTATCACGTGGGCCTGCAGGGCAACCGCGTGCTGGCCGCCGTCGCGGAGGTCGTCATCGGCTGGCTGCTGGTGCGCCACGCGGAGGTCGCGCTGGAGCGCATGAAGAGCAACCCCGGGGACCGCGCCTTCTACGTGGGCAAGCTCGCCAGCGCCCGCTGGTTCTGCCACGAGGTGCTACCCGGCGTCGCCCACGCCGCCCGCATGGTGGAGCACGGCAACCTGGACCTGATGGAGGTGCCGGAAGAGTCGTTCTGA
- a CDS encoding protein-tyrosine phosphatase family protein, with protein sequence MGRKTLQNASWRPRRLPARASCPTLGGMSALSRRLNLDWVLPSLAVGGRFPIDTAEHLAGALGIRYVVDVRVEDCDDEHVLREHGITLLHLPTEDLRAIRGDRLDDGVAWVTDQLARGHKVYIHCEHGVGRSALLALCVLVALGHPPLEALSLAKRRRWQVSPSTEQLRTFMAWADAWRQRNAATWRVPRLEELAAIAHSHLTQPPPASRGNED encoded by the coding sequence GTGGGTCGAAAAACACTTCAAAATGCGTCCTGGCGTCCGCGGAGGCTGCCAGCGCGAGCGAGCTGCCCTACCTTGGGCGGCATGAGCGCGCTGTCCCGGAGATTGAACCTGGACTGGGTGCTGCCCTCGCTGGCGGTGGGGGGCCGCTTCCCCATCGATACGGCGGAGCACCTCGCGGGGGCGCTTGGCATCCGCTATGTGGTGGACGTGCGGGTGGAGGACTGTGACGACGAGCACGTCCTGCGCGAGCACGGCATCACCTTGTTGCACCTGCCCACCGAGGACCTCCGGGCCATCCGTGGCGACCGGCTGGATGACGGCGTCGCGTGGGTGACGGACCAACTGGCTCGGGGCCACAAGGTCTACATCCACTGTGAGCATGGGGTGGGGCGCAGCGCGCTGCTCGCCTTGTGCGTCCTGGTGGCGCTGGGGCATCCACCGTTGGAGGCGCTGTCCCTGGCGAAGCGGCGGCGCTGGCAGGTGTCACCCAGCACGGAGCAACTGCGCACCTTCATGGCGTGGGCGGATGCCTGGCGTCAGCGGAACGCGGCGACGTGGCGTGTGCCCAGGTTGGAGGAGCTGGCCGCGATTGCGCACAGCCACCTGACCCAGCCGCCACCCGCTTCCCGCGGGAATGAGGACTGA
- a CDS encoding C40 family peptidase, whose amino-acid sequence MKCFSTHLPENSLESRGVPGAGLENQEARNSGSQAPRIGARRTCGALAPLQTPTEPPMSSSYRIKSGDTLSHLAQRYNTSVSALMKANPQIKNADLIYAGKSLNIPGSKDSFESGSAGRAGGATGGGGSSGGAQDVQGPSSSGPGVRGPKGSPFEIASQHLGKNAGSLKLEKNGVGADMEDWVPNNVNCANFVSAVLEQSGQISDSQHDNSVMGLMAKLDRDPKFKRIDLKDAKPGDVVSMKTNGGQHVVMFAGWKDGKPTFIGSNNVNSDGSQRVTISSMNYPIMAVHQYQG is encoded by the coding sequence TTGAAGTGTTTTTCGACCCACCTTCCGGAAAATTCGCTGGAATCACGGGGGGTTCCGGGCGCTGGCCTTGAAAATCAAGAAGCACGCAACTCCGGGTCTCAAGCTCCGAGAATAGGTGCAAGACGTACATGCGGCGCCCTCGCGCCGCTCCAGACCCCTACGGAGCCCCCCATGAGCAGCAGCTACCGCATCAAGTCGGGCGACACCCTCTCCCACCTGGCGCAGCGCTACAACACCAGTGTCAGCGCGCTGATGAAGGCGAATCCGCAGATCAAGAACGCGGACCTCATCTACGCCGGCAAGTCGCTGAACATCCCCGGTTCGAAGGACTCCTTCGAGAGCGGCTCTGCGGGCCGCGCGGGTGGCGCCACGGGCGGCGGCGGCAGCAGCGGCGGTGCGCAGGACGTGCAGGGCCCCAGCAGCTCCGGCCCCGGCGTCCGCGGCCCCAAGGGCAGCCCCTTCGAAATCGCGTCGCAGCACCTGGGCAAGAACGCGGGCTCGCTGAAGCTGGAGAAGAACGGCGTGGGCGCGGACATGGAGGACTGGGTCCCCAACAACGTCAACTGCGCCAACTTCGTGTCCGCCGTGCTGGAGCAGTCCGGCCAGATTTCCGACTCGCAGCACGACAACAGCGTGATGGGCCTGATGGCCAAGCTGGACAGGGACCCCAAGTTCAAGCGCATCGACCTGAAGGACGCGAAGCCGGGTGACGTGGTCTCCATGAAGACCAACGGCGGCCAGCACGTGGTGATGTTCGCGGGCTGGAAGGACGGCAAGCCGACGTTCATCGGCTCCAACAACGTCAACTCGGATGGCTCGCAGCGCGTCACCATCTCCAGCATGAACTACCCCATCATGGCGGTGCACCAGTACCAGGGCTGA
- a CDS encoding DUF4157 domain-containing protein — protein MSHAATFSERLVDAGRGLLTGVSSASVGVARSVGVVLKAMGGGVAQCVRGRPREGLPQLGQGLTRVAQLPADAVLMVGGRVLSSVQVLVGLEPPGRRLSAEEIARLRPIFGDSLNYAVVRVKVGRLGLLGLPGRAFAHGNTVFVPPRSGGVDFGLLVHELTHVWQHQHGGTAYLSAALAAQWSGDGYDWRKGVSREKRWAQLNPEQQAQLIEDAAVAGLIPFTTSVSPRMKLRGWSDAALDLLDEAVVCLHSGRGAP, from the coding sequence ATGAGCCACGCGGCCACCTTCTCAGAGCGGCTGGTGGATGCGGGCCGGGGTCTGCTCACCGGTGTCTCGAGCGCGTCGGTGGGAGTGGCTCGCAGCGTGGGGGTGGTGCTGAAGGCGATGGGCGGAGGCGTGGCGCAGTGCGTGCGCGGCCGGCCTCGCGAGGGACTGCCCCAACTGGGCCAGGGCCTGACGCGCGTGGCGCAGCTTCCCGCGGATGCCGTGTTGATGGTGGGCGGGCGCGTGCTCAGCTCGGTGCAGGTGCTGGTCGGTCTGGAGCCGCCGGGCCGCCGCCTCTCGGCGGAGGAAATCGCCCGCCTGCGGCCCATCTTTGGAGACAGCCTGAACTACGCGGTGGTGCGGGTGAAGGTCGGTCGGCTGGGCCTGCTGGGCCTTCCCGGGCGGGCCTTCGCGCACGGCAACACCGTCTTCGTCCCGCCTCGGAGCGGGGGCGTGGACTTCGGCCTGCTCGTTCATGAGCTGACGCACGTGTGGCAGCACCAGCACGGTGGCACGGCCTACCTGAGCGCCGCGCTGGCCGCGCAGTGGTCCGGCGATGGATACGACTGGCGCAAGGGCGTGAGCCGCGAGAAGCGTTGGGCCCAGCTCAACCCCGAGCAACAGGCTCAGCTCATCGAGGACGCCGCCGTTGCCGGCCTCATCCCCTTCACCACGTCTGTGTCCCCGCGCATGAAGCTTCGGGGCTGGTCCGACGCGGCGCTCGACCTGCTGGATGAGGCCGTGGTCTGCCTGCACTCGGGCCGCGGCGCGCCCTGA
- a CDS encoding type IV pilus twitching motility protein PilT — translation MLTRVTPLDLATLNKLLAVGVQNGASDIHFRPGDPPIYRVNGALRPLKMEKLHADHTRQVAVHVVSDPEVKKQIDTLQECDASYSLPGVARFRVNIYRQRGSLACILRIIPDEIPTIDGLGLPQVLKKIAGNERGLVLVTGATGSGKSSTLAAMIDHINRTENLHVLTIEDPIEFIYKNIKSSISQREIGPDTQSFAIALRAALRQDPDVILVGEMRDTETIDIALKASETGHLVLSTVHTTDASRTINRLVSVFPAEEQTMVRMRLADCLKATVSQRLLPRASGKGRTVALEIMVQTKTVEQYIRDDRANELKDVIEKGRDMFGMQSFDQHLTQLYREGIITLETAQSAASNPADFQRALEFE, via the coding sequence TTGCTGACGAGGGTCACTCCCCTGGATCTGGCAACGCTCAACAAGCTGCTCGCGGTCGGTGTGCAGAACGGTGCATCGGACATCCACTTCCGGCCGGGGGATCCGCCCATCTACCGGGTCAATGGCGCGCTCCGGCCCTTGAAGATGGAAAAGCTTCACGCGGACCACACGCGACAGGTGGCAGTCCATGTCGTGTCGGACCCCGAGGTGAAGAAGCAGATTGACACGCTTCAGGAGTGCGACGCGTCCTACAGCCTCCCAGGTGTGGCGCGCTTCCGGGTGAATATCTACCGGCAGCGGGGCTCGCTGGCGTGCATCCTGCGCATCATCCCGGATGAAATCCCAACCATTGACGGACTGGGATTGCCGCAGGTGTTGAAGAAGATTGCCGGCAACGAGCGCGGGTTGGTGCTGGTGACGGGCGCGACGGGCTCGGGGAAGAGCTCCACGCTGGCGGCGATGATTGACCACATCAATCGCACGGAGAACCTGCACGTCCTCACCATCGAGGACCCCATCGAGTTCATCTACAAGAACATCAAGTCCTCCATCTCCCAGCGGGAGATTGGCCCGGACACGCAGAGCTTCGCGATTGCGCTGCGCGCGGCGCTGCGCCAGGACCCGGACGTCATCCTGGTAGGCGAGATGCGCGACACGGAGACCATCGACATCGCGCTCAAGGCGTCGGAGACGGGCCACCTGGTGCTCTCCACGGTGCACACGACGGATGCGTCACGCACCATCAACCGCCTGGTGTCGGTGTTCCCCGCCGAAGAGCAGACAATGGTGCGCATGCGCCTGGCGGACTGCCTCAAGGCCACGGTGTCGCAGCGCCTGCTGCCCCGGGCCAGCGGCAAGGGCCGCACCGTGGCGTTGGAAATCATGGTGCAGACGAAGACGGTGGAGCAGTACATCCGCGACGACCGCGCCAACGAGCTGAAGGACGTCATCGAGAAGGGCCGAGACATGTTCGGCATGCAGTCCTTCGACCAGCACCTGACGCAGCTCTATCGGGAGGGGATCATCACCCTGGAGACGGCGCAGAGCGCGGCCTCCAACCCGGCCGACTTCCAGCGCGCGCTCGAGTTCGAGTGA
- a CDS encoding metallophosphoesterase has protein sequence MAELTPGVEQEARRPRVSLSLALRWLMSLGGILTLMGGLHAYIAVRLFVSPQLPLPWAWLGPVLVALLFLSLPVGMVASRREPTLWAQVLQWTSYVWLGAFGILLSAVVVVDLVGLGLSWSGVVTDALALARGKALVAVGVTVPAVVYAFITARGRATVERVTVPVAGLAPGLSGLKVVQISDIHVGPTLDGRWLRRVVEQVNALQPDVVAVTGDLVDGAVDALRDEVKPLSELRASLGVFYVTGNHEYYHGGPAWAAEVARLGLTVLQNEHRVVERDGARLTIAGVTDHDAGHIIPSHASRPELALRGAPQGVPRLLLAHQPRSALRVAEAGVMVDLQLSGHTHGGQVFPFMFLVKLQQPVVRGLATIAGVRVYTHRGTGYWGPPLRLGPSPEIAELTLVSAPG, from the coding sequence GTGGCGGAGCTGACCCCTGGTGTGGAGCAGGAGGCCCGACGGCCCAGAGTGTCCCTGTCGCTGGCATTGCGGTGGTTGATGTCGCTGGGTGGCATCCTCACGTTGATGGGCGGGCTGCACGCGTACATCGCGGTGCGCCTGTTCGTGAGCCCGCAGCTACCGCTGCCGTGGGCATGGCTGGGGCCCGTCCTGGTGGCGCTGCTCTTCCTGTCGCTGCCCGTAGGAATGGTGGCGTCGCGCCGCGAACCGACTCTCTGGGCGCAGGTGCTCCAGTGGACGTCCTACGTGTGGCTGGGCGCCTTCGGCATCCTGCTGAGCGCGGTGGTGGTCGTGGACCTGGTGGGGCTGGGCCTGTCGTGGTCGGGCGTGGTGACGGACGCGTTGGCCCTGGCCCGAGGCAAGGCCCTGGTGGCGGTGGGGGTGACGGTGCCGGCGGTGGTGTACGCCTTCATCACGGCGCGTGGCCGGGCGACGGTGGAGCGGGTGACGGTGCCGGTGGCGGGTTTGGCACCCGGGCTCAGCGGCCTGAAGGTGGTGCAGATTTCGGACATCCACGTGGGGCCCACGTTGGACGGCCGCTGGCTGCGGCGCGTGGTGGAGCAGGTGAACGCGCTCCAGCCGGACGTGGTGGCGGTGACGGGCGACCTGGTGGACGGCGCCGTGGACGCGCTACGGGACGAGGTGAAGCCCCTGTCGGAGCTGCGCGCGTCACTGGGCGTCTTCTACGTCACCGGCAATCACGAGTACTACCACGGGGGACCGGCCTGGGCGGCGGAGGTGGCGCGCCTGGGGCTCACCGTCCTTCAGAACGAGCACCGGGTGGTGGAGCGCGACGGAGCGCGGCTCACCATCGCGGGGGTGACGGACCATGACGCGGGCCACATCATTCCCTCGCATGCCAGCCGTCCGGAGCTGGCGCTGCGCGGGGCGCCGCAGGGCGTGCCGCGTCTGTTGTTGGCCCACCAGCCCCGGTCCGCCCTGCGCGTGGCGGAGGCTGGCGTGATGGTGGACCTGCAGCTTTCCGGGCACACGCACGGCGGACAGGTGTTTCCCTTCATGTTCCTCGTCAAATTGCAGCAGCCGGTGGTGCGTGGTCTGGCAACCATTGCCGGGGTGCGCGTCTATACCCACAGGGGGACAGGCTATTGGGGGCCGCCGCTGCGGTTGGGGCCCTCGCCTGAGATTGCGGAACTGACCCTGGTGTCTGCCCCGGGGTAA
- a CDS encoding TIGR00266 family protein, translating into MARMHEVDFHIYGEDLQFVEVELDPGEAAVAEAGTLMYMEDGIEMETIFGDGSEKTSGFFGSLLGAGKRLLTGESLFTTVFLNKSGSGKRKVSFAAPYPGKIIPVNLSELGGELIAQKDSFLAAAKGVSLGIAFQKKLGTGLFGGEGFIMQRLQGDGLAFIHAGGTLHERTLGPGEMLRVDTGCIVAFQPTVDYDIQMVSGIKTAFFGGEGLFFATLRGPGKVWLQSLPFSRLAGRILSASRPGGARDEGSVLGGVGLGSLLGDD; encoded by the coding sequence ATGGCACGCATGCACGAAGTGGACTTCCACATCTACGGCGAGGACCTGCAGTTCGTCGAGGTGGAGTTGGACCCAGGAGAAGCCGCGGTCGCCGAAGCCGGCACGCTCATGTACATGGAGGACGGCATCGAGATGGAGACCATCTTCGGTGACGGCTCGGAGAAGACGAGCGGCTTCTTCGGCTCGCTGCTCGGCGCAGGCAAGCGCCTGCTGACGGGTGAGTCCCTCTTCACCACTGTCTTCCTCAACAAGAGCGGTAGCGGCAAGCGCAAGGTGTCCTTCGCCGCGCCCTACCCGGGAAAAATCATCCCGGTGAACCTGAGTGAGCTCGGCGGCGAGCTCATTGCGCAGAAGGACAGCTTCCTCGCCGCGGCCAAGGGCGTCTCGCTGGGCATCGCCTTCCAGAAGAAGCTGGGCACCGGCCTGTTCGGCGGCGAGGGCTTCATCATGCAGCGGCTCCAGGGTGACGGGCTCGCCTTCATCCACGCCGGCGGCACGCTGCACGAGCGCACGCTGGGCCCGGGTGAAATGCTGCGCGTGGACACCGGCTGCATCGTCGCGTTCCAGCCCACCGTGGACTACGACATCCAGATGGTGAGCGGCATCAAGACGGCCTTCTTCGGCGGCGAGGGCCTCTTCTTCGCCACGCTGCGCGGCCCCGGCAAGGTGTGGCTCCAGTCGCTCCCGTTCAGCCGGCTCGCGGGCCGCATTCTCTCCGCCTCGCGCCCGGGTGGCGCTCGCGACGAGGGCAGCGTGCTGGGTGGCGTCGGCCTGGGCAGCCTGCTCGGAGACGACTAG
- the agmC gene encoding adventurous gliding motility protein AgmC, translating into MRFVLSCLLVLLPASPALAELDSFGLGSGRDGALSVTTVGRVLNAATPLTDLVVVGAHDVPVQRVSGFTAGTLVLLHQSGGAEEAVVSSDGGTLALRKMGHWELARVKAVSESPPGLRFSEPLVHAYTAPGAQVVTVPEYTDVLVSAGASVVAHPWDGRSGGILAFLATGSVTNQGLISAEGMGFRGGLFVNHADLLGCSDLDIPPEAGGAYKGEGLRMGHFGTASGRGSVAGEGGGGNCHNAGGGGGGNGGRGGVGGRTSEADMMRDVGGFGGAPVKYSLIDKFVFGSGGGAGEGNDDLGSNGGAGGGVVFIRARAFSGAGRFSADGLAASHTPGDDGAGGGGAGGVLILRAQDSLSCGSARAAGGNGGNVSYPGWVLGPGGGGGGGGVLLQGATASCPMSVSGGAAGTLTPSDGGTNGAGTGSEGFTEEYHVAYRTPGTPSVSAPVSGAVGVPHRPRFEGRADPGVRVLVFVDGVELLQVSSGADGVFTAGIPPHQAPLDVGTRTVHVVAEAMGAYSAPSAPVSFSVATTLEDGGVVVEPILVIPQDGETVGTTPLFAGVAPNGQTVGIEVDNGPEVIIPVDGAGRFRYQWPAESPLAPGPHFVTVHSHNEAGISGPYSQPIRFESQVVSGEGDGGTSGQDAGTSQGDGGTQFPEDGWPVLVVPADGEVVDSTPLFAGAATAGATVVIEVDGIEVATVTADDTGAFRYQVPRESALSVGSHSVAAQERLVTSSRVPARSRTTGFEVRGPAALDVGCGCGASPVGVVGSWVLLAGLAGLSRRRRG; encoded by the coding sequence ATGCGCTTCGTCCTGTCCTGCCTGCTAGTGTTGCTCCCTGCGTCCCCCGCGCTGGCGGAGCTGGATTCCTTCGGCCTGGGCTCGGGCCGTGATGGCGCGCTGTCCGTCACGACGGTGGGGCGCGTCCTCAACGCCGCCACGCCGCTGACGGACCTCGTGGTGGTCGGAGCCCACGACGTTCCGGTGCAGCGCGTTTCGGGCTTCACCGCGGGCACGCTGGTGCTCCTCCACCAGAGCGGCGGGGCGGAGGAGGCCGTGGTCTCCAGCGATGGCGGCACCCTGGCGCTTCGGAAGATGGGCCACTGGGAGCTGGCGCGCGTGAAGGCGGTATCGGAGTCGCCGCCCGGGCTGCGCTTCTCCGAGCCCCTGGTGCATGCCTACACCGCGCCGGGCGCGCAGGTGGTCACCGTGCCCGAGTACACGGACGTCCTCGTGTCCGCGGGTGCCTCGGTCGTAGCCCATCCATGGGATGGGCGCAGCGGCGGCATCCTGGCCTTCCTCGCCACGGGGAGCGTGACGAACCAGGGCCTCATCAGCGCGGAAGGAATGGGCTTCCGGGGCGGGCTCTTCGTCAATCACGCGGACCTCCTTGGCTGCTCCGACCTGGACATCCCTCCCGAGGCAGGGGGGGCCTACAAAGGGGAGGGCCTGCGGATGGGCCACTTCGGCACGGCCTCGGGGCGTGGCTCCGTGGCGGGTGAGGGTGGCGGTGGCAACTGCCACAACGCGGGTGGTGGCGGAGGCGGGAATGGGGGCCGGGGCGGTGTCGGGGGCCGCACGTCGGAGGCGGACATGATGCGGGACGTGGGCGGTTTCGGTGGCGCGCCCGTGAAGTACTCGCTCATCGACAAGTTTGTCTTCGGGAGTGGCGGAGGCGCGGGCGAGGGCAACGATGACCTGGGCTCGAATGGCGGCGCGGGCGGCGGTGTTGTGTTCATCCGGGCCAGGGCGTTCTCGGGCGCCGGGCGCTTCTCCGCGGATGGGCTCGCCGCCAGCCACACGCCGGGAGACGATGGCGCGGGCGGTGGTGGCGCGGGCGGTGTCCTCATCCTTCGCGCGCAGGACTCACTGTCCTGCGGGAGCGCCCGAGCCGCGGGCGGCAACGGCGGCAACGTCAGCTACCCGGGCTGGGTGCTCGGCCCGGGCGGTGGTGGCGGTGGCGGCGGCGTGCTGCTGCAGGGGGCGACGGCGTCGTGTCCCATGAGCGTGTCGGGCGGCGCTGCCGGGACCCTCACCCCGTCGGATGGCGGAACGAATGGCGCGGGTACGGGGAGCGAAGGCTTCACCGAGGAATACCACGTGGCCTACCGCACGCCCGGGACGCCGTCTGTCAGCGCTCCCGTGTCCGGAGCGGTGGGCGTTCCTCACCGTCCTCGCTTCGAAGGCCGGGCGGACCCTGGCGTTCGAGTCCTCGTGTTCGTCGATGGCGTGGAGCTGCTTCAGGTGAGCTCTGGCGCGGATGGCGTGTTCACCGCTGGCATCCCTCCGCATCAGGCGCCGCTCGATGTCGGCACGCGCACGGTCCACGTGGTGGCGGAGGCGATGGGGGCGTACAGCGCGCCCTCCGCGCCTGTGTCGTTCTCTGTCGCGACCACGCTGGAGGATGGTGGCGTGGTGGTGGAGCCCATCCTGGTGATTCCCCAGGACGGGGAGACGGTGGGAACCACGCCGCTGTTCGCGGGCGTCGCGCCCAACGGGCAGACGGTGGGCATCGAGGTGGACAATGGCCCCGAGGTCATCATCCCCGTGGATGGCGCGGGCCGCTTCCGCTACCAGTGGCCTGCTGAATCGCCGCTGGCGCCGGGCCCTCATTTCGTCACCGTTCATTCGCACAACGAGGCGGGAATCAGCGGGCCCTACTCGCAGCCCATCCGATTCGAGTCCCAGGTGGTGAGCGGCGAGGGGGACGGAGGGACGTCCGGGCAGGATGCGGGCACGTCCCAGGGAGATGGCGGCACCCAGTTCCCAGAGGACGGTTGGCCGGTGCTGGTGGTTCCCGCTGATGGCGAGGTGGTGGACTCCACGCCGCTCTTCGCGGGCGCGGCGACGGCTGGCGCCACGGTGGTCATCGAGGTGGACGGCATTGAAGTCGCCACGGTGACGGCCGATGACACCGGGGCCTTCCGTTACCAGGTGCCCCGCGAGAGCGCGCTGTCCGTAGGCTCGCACAGCGTCGCGGCGCAGGAGCGCCTCGTCACCTCCAGCCGCGTGCCGGCGCGCTCGCGGACCACGGGCTTCGAGGTGCGGGGGCCCGCGGCGCTCGACGTGGGGTGTGGCTGCGGCGCATCGCCCGTGGGCGTGGTGGGCTCCTGGGTGCTGCTGGCGGGACTGGCCGGCCTGTCGCGGCGGCGGCGCGGATAG